The following proteins are co-located in the Sphingobacteriaceae bacterium genome:
- a CDS encoding PD40 domain-containing protein codes for MNKGYLNAKRNCISTNVILFVLLIAQCFFTNSIKAQHPGDVNLLIADKKFIRADYMGAAAIYKKHLSKHEGDFYTTRQIAVCYSRVYDHDQAIDYWTPIYTHAKASDQDRMEYAKCLLANYRNEEATRVFNELKNSRDPIVMAWSNAYSNPKFFTEDASLLHIIPVTGFSSDEHEANPVIYKSELIYITDKDKNFLQKIFDFKKKKSQIFSAVKVDSVTWQKGKIFNPIIQRDKVNGSVAFTPDDSVMYFTGCYSSKEMKKAGYGHGASLLRILFTEINTYGVAHPEVQPFIHNSSSYNTAYPFIDKSGTKLYFASDMPGTLGGYDIWVCEKINGTWGPPKNLGPHINSGGNEICPHLSNEGILYFSSDGKPGMGGLDIFFADPSGDESIFIEAENAVLV; via the coding sequence ATGAATAAAGGCTATTTAAATGCAAAGCGTAATTGTATTAGCACAAATGTAATATTATTTGTACTGCTAATCGCTCAATGCTTTTTCACCAACTCCATAAAAGCACAACACCCCGGCGATGTAAATTTATTGATAGCCGATAAAAAATTCATTAGAGCCGACTACATGGGTGCAGCGGCGATATATAAAAAGCATTTATCTAAACATGAGGGAGACTTTTACACCACTCGGCAAATAGCAGTTTGTTATAGCAGGGTTTATGATCATGATCAGGCCATTGATTATTGGACACCCATTTATACCCACGCAAAAGCCAGTGATCAAGACCGAATGGAATATGCAAAATGTTTACTTGCTAATTATAGAAATGAAGAAGCTACTCGCGTATTTAACGAACTAAAAAATAGTAGAGATCCTATTGTAATGGCATGGAGTAACGCCTACAGCAATCCGAAATTTTTTACTGAAGATGCCTCTTTACTTCACATCATTCCTGTAACAGGTTTTTCATCGGATGAGCACGAGGCTAATCCTGTTATTTATAAAAGTGAATTAATTTATATAACGGATAAAGACAAAAATTTTCTTCAGAAAATATTTGATTTTAAAAAGAAGAAAAGTCAAATCTTTTCTGCTGTGAAAGTGGATAGTGTAACCTGGCAAAAAGGAAAAATTTTCAACCCCATTATACAGCGCGACAAGGTTAACGGTTCGGTTGCATTTACTCCGGATGATTCTGTAATGTATTTTACAGGCTGTTACTCGAGCAAAGAAATGAAAAAAGCCGGATATGGTCACGGAGCCTCTTTATTAAGAATATTATTTACAGAAATAAACACATATGGTGTAGCTCATCCGGAAGTGCAGCCATTTATACACAACTCTTCTTCTTATAATACGGCCTATCCGTTTATAGATAAAAGTGGCACAAAATTATATTTTGCGAGTGATATGCCCGGAACGTTAGGAGGATATGATATTTGGGTATGTGAAAAAATAAATGGCACTTGGGGGCCTCCAAAAAATCTGGGGCCACATATAAATAGTGGCGGCAACGAAATTTGCCCACATCTTTCCAACGAAGGTATTCTCTACTTTTCAAGTGATGGGAAACCGGGAATGGGCGGATTAGATATATTCTTCGCAGATCCATCAGGTGATGAAAGTATTTTTATAGAAGCAGAAAATGCGGTATTGGTTTAA
- a CDS encoding 50S ribosomal protein L25/general stress protein Ctc, whose product MKTVSLSGSPRANVGKTDANALRAAGRVPCVIYGNGSQIHFSADERHFKEIIYTPETNLVEIEVEGKKYRTVLQEAQYHKINDRLIHADFLQVEDNKPVTVSLPIITKGQAEGVKAGGRLVIKMRKLKVRGLVSKLPAVVELDVEPLKIGKSIAAGDIKMDGITVLHPANVSVISVQTQRAAVEEVVAAPTTTAAATPAATADAAKTDAKK is encoded by the coding sequence ATGAAAACAGTATCTTTGAGCGGTTCGCCAAGAGCGAACGTAGGGAAGACGGATGCTAATGCTTTAAGAGCGGCAGGTCGTGTTCCATGTGTAATTTATGGTAATGGTTCACAAATCCATTTCAGCGCCGATGAGCGTCACTTTAAAGAAATTATTTACACGCCTGAAACTAATTTAGTTGAAATTGAGGTGGAAGGAAAAAAATACAGAACGGTATTGCAAGAGGCGCAATATCATAAAATTAATGATAGATTAATTCACGCTGATTTTTTACAGGTAGAAGATAATAAACCGGTTACGGTTTCTTTACCTATTATAACTAAAGGTCAGGCTGAAGGTGTTAAAGCCGGCGGAAGATTAGTTATAAAAATGCGTAAGTTAAAAGTAAGAGGATTAGTTTCAAAATTACCTGCTGTAGTGGAGTTAGATGTTGAGCCTTTAAAAATTGGGAAATCAATAGCTGCAGGTGATATTAAAATGGATGGAATTACTGTACTTCACCCGGCAAACGTTTCGGTGATCAGCGTTCAAACACAAAGAGCTGCTGTTGAAGAAGTAGTAGCTGCTCCAACAACTACCGCGGCAGCAACACCGGCAGCAACGGCTGATGCAGCAAAAACAGATGCTAAAAAATAA
- a CDS encoding bifunctional 3,4-dihydroxy-2-butanone-4-phosphate synthase/GTP cyclohydrolase II, producing MDVINYKLDKIEDAINDVKNGKVIIVVDDEDRENEGDFITAAQNATPEVINFMATHGRGLICAPLTEERAMELKLDMMVPANTSLHETPFTVSVDLLGHGCTTGISASDRSKTVKALINPDIKASEFGRPGHIFPLKSKKGGVLRRAGHTEATVDIAVLAGFAPCGVLVEILNEDGTMARLPELMVIAKRFDLKIISIKDLISYRLEKETLVTKQVEVNMPTTFGEFKLIDFKVDTNEQEHLALVKGEWKEEEPVLVRMHSSCLTGDVFGSCRCDCGPQLHESMKLIEKAGKGVIVYLNQEGRGIGLLNKLKAYKLQENGLDTVEANLQLGFTADERDYGVGAQILRGLGIRKIKLITNNPKKRAGLIGYGLEIVDNIPLVIPSNPHNEKYLATKKDKLGHTF from the coding sequence ATGGATGTGATTAATTATAAACTCGATAAGATTGAGGACGCAATAAATGATGTAAAAAATGGTAAAGTCATTATTGTAGTTGATGATGAAGACAGAGAGAATGAAGGTGATTTTATAACAGCTGCTCAAAATGCAACTCCTGAAGTAATTAATTTTATGGCCACGCATGGGCGTGGATTAATTTGCGCCCCACTAACGGAAGAGCGTGCAATGGAATTAAAATTAGACATGATGGTTCCGGCAAATACTTCTTTACACGAAACCCCATTTACCGTTTCGGTAGATTTATTGGGTCACGGTTGTACCACCGGTATTTCAGCTTCCGATCGCAGTAAAACAGTAAAAGCTCTAATTAATCCGGATATCAAAGCTTCTGAGTTTGGTAGGCCCGGACATATTTTCCCTTTAAAGTCAAAAAAAGGCGGAGTGCTTCGAAGAGCCGGACATACTGAAGCTACAGTTGATATTGCTGTATTGGCCGGGTTTGCGCCTTGTGGTGTGTTGGTAGAAATATTAAATGAAGATGGTACCATGGCCAGGCTTCCGGAGTTAATGGTAATTGCTAAACGTTTCGATTTAAAAATCATCAGCATCAAAGATTTAATTTCGTATCGTTTAGAGAAGGAAACTCTTGTGACCAAACAAGTAGAGGTTAATATGCCAACGACTTTTGGCGAATTTAAATTAATAGACTTTAAAGTTGATACCAACGAACAAGAACATTTGGCTTTAGTAAAAGGAGAATGGAAAGAGGAGGAACCTGTTTTAGTTCGAATGCACTCGAGTTGTTTAACAGGAGATGTTTTTGGAAGTTGTCGTTGCGACTGCGGACCTCAACTCCATGAATCCATGAAGTTAATTGAGAAAGCAGGTAAAGGGGTAATCGTTTATTTGAACCAGGAAGGCAGAGGTATTGGCCTTTTAAATAAATTGAAAGCCTATAAATTACAGGAAAATGGTTTGGATACAGTAGAAGCCAATTTACAATTAGGATTTACAGCAGATGAAAGAGATTATGGAGTGGGTGCACAAATATTAAGAGGATTGGGAATTCGGAAAATTAAATTAATTACCAATAATCCCAAAAAGAGAGCCGGTTTAATAGGGTATGGATTAGAAATTGTAGATAATATACCATTGGTCATTCCATCTAATCCGCATAATGAAAAATATTTAGCCACTAAAAAGGATAAACTCGGACATACCTTTTGA
- a CDS encoding OmpA family protein, with the protein MERTSVAAEISMLTANGTIGQAVDSGGVFKTRLKPGREFNISAKAVNYHPYTSTRLATDADTLVYLEMIPKSRKCIEGKIIDKETNLPLVGVKVAIYDEDGNNYLNLITDESGSYKVCQLPLDKDLYIGAEKRPEYFTNTERFRVSIENDIKKDLLTQKIVIGKAIKIDNIYFDAGKFNVRDDAAVELDKLVNLMKANPDIIIELDSHTDCNGSSSSNLILSDKRAKSSAAYIVSKGIAANRIKGKGLGETKLIKTCKCEECSEEEHAENRRTEFKVTGFTKKK; encoded by the coding sequence GTGGAGAGAACAAGTGTAGCAGCGGAAATTTCTATGCTTACTGCCAATGGTACAATTGGACAGGCTGTAGATTCAGGAGGAGTGTTTAAAACCAGACTGAAACCGGGACGTGAATTTAATATTTCAGCAAAAGCTGTTAACTATCACCCGTACACCTCAACCCGGTTAGCTACTGATGCCGATACCTTGGTGTATTTAGAAATGATTCCTAAATCGCGAAAATGTATTGAAGGCAAAATTATTGATAAAGAAACTAATCTGCCTTTAGTTGGAGTTAAAGTTGCTATATATGATGAAGACGGAAATAATTATTTAAACTTGATAACCGACGAAAGTGGTTCTTATAAAGTTTGTCAGTTGCCCTTGGACAAGGATCTTTATATAGGCGCCGAAAAAAGACCCGAATACTTTACAAATACAGAAAGATTTAGAGTAAGTATTGAAAATGATATTAAAAAAGATTTACTCACACAAAAAATTGTAATTGGAAAAGCTATTAAAATTGATAATATTTATTTTGATGCCGGAAAATTTAATGTGCGTGATGATGCCGCCGTAGAATTGGATAAATTGGTTAATTTGATGAAAGCTAATCCGGATATTATAATAGAATTAGACTCGCATACCGATTGTAATGGTTCCTCCTCTTCTAATTTAATATTATCTGATAAAAGAGCTAAGTCAAGCGCTGCTTATATTGTGAGTAAAGGAATTGCCGCCAATCGAATAAAAGGAAAAGGATTAGGCGAAACCAAATTGATTAAGACTTGTAAGTGTGAAGAATGTTCGGAAGAAGAACATGCGGAAAACAGAAGAACAGAATTTAAGGTAACCGGATTCACCAAGAAAAAATAA
- the serC gene encoding 3-phosphoserine/phosphohydroxythreonine transaminase: protein MSAKVHNFSAGPGILPQEVLKEASESCINFDGLNLSLLEISHRSKNYDKVMEEARSIVKELFEVGEDYDVIYLGGGASMQFAMIPYNFLKDNGTAAYVNTGVWASKAIKEAKVIGNTKIIASSEDKKYTYFPKGFDIPTDADYLHITSNNTIYGTQIKEFPKSPIPLICDMSSDIFSRKVNAKDFTLIYAGAQKNMGPAGCTMVMVKKDALGKTGRKMLSMLDYQVHIKGGSMYNTPPVFPVYVSLLTLRWLKKNGGIAWIEKINQQKADLLYNEIDRNPMFYGTVEKSDRSNMNVCFLMKNPELEAEFDNFWKAANISGIRGHRDVGGYRASLYNALPIESVQVLVDVMKDFEKKKG from the coding sequence ATGTCAGCAAAAGTTCACAATTTCAGCGCCGGTCCGGGTATTTTACCTCAGGAAGTATTAAAAGAAGCTTCCGAATCATGTATTAATTTTGACGGATTAAATCTTTCTCTTCTTGAAATATCTCACAGAAGTAAAAATTACGATAAGGTAATGGAAGAAGCGCGTTCCATAGTAAAGGAATTGTTTGAAGTGGGTGAAGATTACGATGTTATTTATTTGGGCGGCGGAGCCAGCATGCAATTTGCCATGATTCCTTATAATTTCCTAAAAGATAACGGAACAGCAGCCTACGTAAACACAGGCGTATGGGCCAGCAAAGCCATTAAAGAAGCTAAAGTAATTGGCAACACCAAAATTATTGCTTCCAGTGAAGATAAAAAGTATACCTATTTTCCAAAAGGATTTGATATTCCAACAGATGCAGATTATTTACACATCACCAGCAACAATACGATTTACGGAACACAGATTAAAGAATTTCCTAAATCACCTATTCCTTTGATTTGCGATATGAGTTCAGATATTTTCAGCAGAAAAGTGAACGCAAAAGATTTTACTTTAATTTATGCCGGGGCACAAAAAAATATGGGACCGGCAGGTTGCACTATGGTAATGGTGAAAAAAGATGCGTTGGGAAAAACAGGAAGAAAAATGTTATCTATGTTAGACTATCAGGTACACATAAAAGGTGGCAGTATGTACAATACACCTCCGGTATTCCCTGTTTATGTTTCTTTATTAACGCTAAGATGGCTCAAAAAAAATGGCGGTATAGCCTGGATAGAAAAAATTAATCAGCAAAAAGCAGATTTGTTATATAATGAAATTGACAGAAACCCGATGTTTTACGGTACGGTTGAGAAAAGCGACAGAAGTAATATGAATGTTTGTTTCTTAATGAAAAACCCGGAGTTAGAAGCTGAGTTCGACAACTTCTGGAAGGCAGCTAACATCAGCGGAATACGTGGCCATAGAGATGTGGGTGGTTATCGTGCCAGTTTATACAATGCCTTACCTATAGAAAGTGTTCAGGTATTGGTTGATGTAATGAAAGATTTTGAAAAAAAGAAAGGATAA
- a CDS encoding ribose-phosphate pyrophosphokinase — protein sequence METQVRFFSGIASEELAKKMADSYGTSLGKVEHYRFSDGELQVSYEESIRGQSVFIIQSTMPSADNLMELLLLIDAAKRASARNIIAVIPYYGYARQDRKDKPRVAIGAKLVADMLAVAGATRVMTMDLHADQIQGFFDVPVDHLYASTIFIPYIKSLALDNLTMAAPDMGGSKRANAYAKHLKADIVICYKQRAKANVVESMTAIGDIEGRNIVLVDDLVDTGGTLCKAADMMMERGALSVRAVCTHPVLSGKAYENIEKSKLKELIVTDTIPLTQKSDKIRALSVADLFAKVIRSVHTYESISGNFIQ from the coding sequence ATGGAAACACAAGTACGGTTTTTTTCAGGTATCGCTTCAGAGGAATTGGCAAAAAAGATGGCCGATTCTTACGGCACTTCTTTGGGTAAAGTTGAACATTATCGTTTTAGCGATGGTGAATTACAAGTTTCTTATGAAGAAAGTATAAGAGGACAAAGCGTATTCATTATACAAAGCACGATGCCATCAGCTGATAATTTAATGGAATTGTTGTTATTGATTGATGCTGCTAAACGTGCAAGTGCCAGAAATATAATTGCGGTAATTCCTTATTACGGCTATGCGCGACAAGATAGAAAAGATAAGCCTCGGGTTGCTATTGGCGCGAAATTAGTTGCTGATATGTTAGCTGTTGCAGGAGCCACTCGTGTTATGACGATGGATTTGCATGCCGATCAAATACAAGGATTTTTTGACGTGCCGGTTGATCATTTGTATGCTTCAACAATTTTCATTCCATATATTAAATCGCTTGCTTTAGATAATCTCACCATGGCCGCGCCGGATATGGGCGGAAGTAAAAGGGCAAATGCCTATGCTAAACATTTAAAAGCAGATATCGTTATTTGTTATAAGCAAAGAGCGAAAGCCAATGTAGTTGAAAGCATGACCGCTATAGGAGATATTGAAGGAAGAAATATTGTATTGGTAGATGATTTAGTAGATACAGGTGGAACTTTGTGCAAAGCTGCAGATATGATGATGGAGAGAGGTGCATTAAGTGTTAGAGCTGTTTGTACGCATCCCGTTTTATCGGGTAAAGCTTATGAGAATATTGAAAAATCAAAGTTGAAAGAACTGATTGTAACGGATACTATTCCTTTGACTCAAAAAAGCGATAAAATCAGAGCCTTAAGTGTAGCTGATTTATTTGCCAAGGTGATAAGAAGTGTGCATACCTACGAATCGATTAGTGGAAATTTTATACAGTAA
- a CDS encoding AAA family ATPase, with amino-acid sequence MQKSYTPEKFAVYFTEQLPFKPNSGQLEAIQKISQFIFSTNLNSVFVLKGYAGTGKTNLISALNNSLSLIKMQCVLMAPTGRAAKVISAYSGKPAFTIHKKIYAKTESDNGSIQFFLADNTHKNTLFIVDEASMIGDASEGGSFSQNSLLQDLFSFVFSGDNCRLLICGDTAQLPPVGSDLSPALNIDFLKSAFHLELNHYELKEVARQEEQSGILYNATMLRVSLFESAFLLPKFKCTADFVRINGDELEDAIQNAISEYGEEEVLVITRSNKRANLFNQSYRNRIKYYEEDFCTGDRIMIVKNNYFWTKSSEKNSFIANGEMAEICKIKNREELYGFAFANCVVRFLDNEELGEKEVKILTSCLYTDTPALSQEQQKHLFDQVIEDVESFHSKSTKLAYVRNSEYYNALQVKFSYAITCHKSQGGQWSVIFIDQGYIKEDEMDRNFLRWLYTAITRGTKKVYLLNFNDLFFN; translated from the coding sequence ATTCAAAAAAGTTATACACCTGAAAAATTTGCGGTATATTTTACCGAACAACTTCCATTTAAGCCAAATAGCGGACAGTTAGAAGCAATTCAAAAAATAAGTCAATTTATTTTTTCAACTAATTTAAATTCGGTTTTTGTTTTAAAAGGTTATGCTGGTACAGGTAAAACAAATTTAATTTCAGCATTAAATAATAGTTTATCGCTGATTAAAATGCAATGCGTTTTAATGGCTCCAACCGGCAGGGCCGCAAAAGTTATTTCTGCTTATTCCGGAAAGCCGGCATTTACCATTCATAAAAAAATATATGCCAAGACAGAATCAGATAATGGAAGCATTCAGTTTTTTTTAGCCGATAACACACATAAAAATACTTTGTTTATTGTGGATGAAGCCTCTATGATTGGAGATGCAAGCGAAGGTGGAAGTTTTAGCCAGAACTCCTTATTACAGGATTTATTTTCTTTTGTATTCAGCGGCGATAATTGCCGATTATTAATTTGTGGAGATACCGCTCAATTACCACCGGTAGGAAGCGATTTAAGTCCGGCGTTGAATATAGATTTTTTAAAATCAGCTTTTCATTTAGAATTAAATCATTATGAATTAAAAGAAGTTGCCCGCCAAGAAGAACAAAGCGGTATACTTTATAATGCAACTATGCTAAGAGTTAGTTTGTTTGAATCAGCTTTTTTACTACCTAAATTTAAATGCACTGCTGATTTTGTACGAATTAACGGAGACGAATTGGAAGATGCCATTCAAAATGCAATTTCAGAATATGGTGAAGAGGAGGTTTTGGTTATTACCCGAAGTAATAAAAGAGCAAATCTGTTTAACCAAAGTTATAGAAACAGAATTAAATATTACGAAGAAGATTTTTGTACCGGCGATAGAATAATGATTGTAAAGAATAATTATTTTTGGACCAAATCATCAGAAAAAAATTCATTTATCGCCAATGGTGAAATGGCCGAAATTTGCAAAATAAAAAATAGGGAGGAATTATATGGTTTTGCGTTTGCAAATTGTGTGGTACGCTTTTTGGATAATGAAGAGTTAGGCGAAAAAGAAGTTAAAATATTAACCTCCTGTTTGTATACAGATACGCCGGCATTGAGTCAAGAACAACAAAAGCATTTATTTGATCAGGTGATTGAAGACGTAGAAAGTTTTCATTCCAAATCCACCAAGCTTGCGTATGTAAGAAACAGCGAGTATTACAATGCGCTGCAGGTGAAATTCAGTTATGCAATAACTTGTCATAAATCTCAAGGCGGTCAATGGTCGGTTATTTTTATTGACCAAGGGTATATAAAGGAAGATGAAATGGATCGTAATTTTTTGCGTTGGTTGTACACAGCCATCACCAGGGGTACCAAAAAGGTGTATTTACTTAATTTCAACGATTTGTTTTTCAATTAG
- a CDS encoding WG repeat-containing protein — MKRFTLIITLILFVQKIHLVAGQIEKGYEALSIYDYFKAKKIFYSLIKKKNSSAYYGLSLIYFRKDNPFHQLDSALKYAVAGANLLRNENKEYQFQNFQINSVSFSNLIDSSTLLLMQQIKPLYSVHKLNHLLQRSYSASPNIRKDLINLRDEIEWDKALSYAKSDSTIQFILTHPLSVYIKEALQQRDIQIFNEQTAPKTETSYFNFITKNPNSQMLNSAYRELFEIFKKNEDKGGLKKFVHAFPNSPYFEKAWKFLFSLSVKTFNTDELQLFLSENPEFPFKNSILKELELNKIILIPYFDSEFYGFITENGNKKIHCMYESAQAFSEGLSVVSKNDSTFFINKENEIAFNEIYEEAFSFHNGLAPVKQNKQWHLINRQGIKLHSFEEIYELSDGIYVFKSNEKYGAIDQYGKIILEPQFNKLGYFKNGFAYYSVGSKYGFVSKEGSVYKADFSWISDFDDNKQAIIKKDNLYGIIHASGKIILEPQFDQIQKCKNQIYLLVKNYQYGFYHGSDCYLSEIKYEYKLEFPIQYYCNGNYLRLNQNNNSTIVNLNGKVIAETGALDEVNFFSNGLMRVKKKNKFGYVDKKLNITIPYKFTEAEDFEDSLAIVKLKDDNLIINTKGQTIYQTKEKIEKINANYFFIGDEEKTLIDANGKEFLKGIDFFEIYNKKTLIITLSSGQIKLLNL, encoded by the coding sequence GTGAAACGTTTTACTCTCATTATTACATTAATACTTTTTGTCCAAAAAATTCATTTGGTGGCCGGACAAATAGAAAAAGGGTACGAAGCGCTTTCGATTTACGATTATTTTAAAGCAAAAAAAATCTTTTACAGTTTAATCAAAAAAAAGAATAGCTCGGCTTATTACGGACTTTCATTAATTTATTTTAGAAAAGATAATCCTTTTCATCAACTCGACAGTGCTTTAAAATATGCGGTTGCAGGGGCCAATTTATTGCGCAATGAAAATAAAGAATATCAATTTCAAAATTTTCAAATAAACAGTGTTAGTTTTTCAAACTTGATCGATTCTTCAACTCTATTGTTAATGCAACAAATTAAACCTTTATACAGTGTGCATAAACTAAATCATTTACTACAACGCTCCTATTCTGCCTCGCCTAATATTCGTAAAGATTTAATAAACCTGCGGGATGAAATTGAATGGGATAAAGCACTTTCTTACGCAAAAAGTGACAGCACCATTCAATTCATATTAACGCATCCGCTTAGCGTATACATTAAAGAGGCATTACAACAACGCGACATTCAGATTTTTAATGAGCAAACCGCTCCAAAAACAGAAACATCCTATTTCAATTTTATCACTAAAAATCCTAATAGTCAAATGCTTAATTCGGCATACCGAGAACTCTTTGAGATTTTTAAAAAAAATGAAGATAAAGGTGGATTAAAAAAGTTTGTTCATGCCTTTCCGAATTCTCCTTATTTTGAAAAAGCTTGGAAATTTTTATTCTCACTTTCCGTTAAAACCTTTAATACGGATGAACTTCAACTTTTCTTAAGTGAGAATCCTGAATTTCCTTTTAAAAATTCCATACTAAAAGAGCTGGAATTGAATAAAATAATTCTTATTCCCTATTTTGATTCAGAATTTTATGGATTCATAACAGAAAACGGTAATAAAAAAATTCATTGCATGTACGAATCTGCTCAGGCTTTTTCTGAAGGACTTTCCGTTGTTAGTAAAAATGATTCTACTTTTTTTATTAATAAAGAAAACGAAATAGCATTTAATGAAATTTATGAGGAAGCATTTTCCTTCCATAACGGACTTGCTCCTGTTAAACAAAATAAGCAATGGCATTTAATTAATAGACAGGGTATAAAATTGCATAGTTTTGAAGAGATTTATGAATTAAGCGATGGTATTTATGTGTTTAAATCCAATGAAAAATACGGAGCCATTGATCAATATGGAAAAATTATTCTTGAACCTCAGTTTAATAAACTCGGTTATTTTAAAAATGGTTTTGCTTATTACTCGGTTGGCTCCAAATATGGTTTTGTATCCAAAGAAGGTAGCGTATACAAAGCAGATTTTTCTTGGATTTCAGATTTTGATGATAACAAACAGGCCATTATTAAAAAAGATAATTTGTATGGAATAATCCACGCATCCGGTAAAATAATATTAGAACCTCAATTTGATCAGATTCAAAAATGTAAAAATCAAATCTACTTACTGGTTAAAAATTATCAATACGGTTTTTATCACGGAAGCGATTGCTATTTAAGTGAAATAAAGTACGAATATAAATTAGAATTTCCCATTCAATATTATTGCAATGGAAATTATTTACGCTTAAATCAAAACAACAACTCAACAATTGTTAACCTCAACGGAAAAGTAATAGCAGAAACCGGAGCTTTGGATGAGGTGAATTTCTTTTCGAATGGATTAATGCGGGTAAAGAAGAAAAATAAGTTTGGGTATGTCGATAAAAAATTAAACATCACTATTCCATATAAATTTACAGAAGCGGAAGATTTTGAAGATAGTTTGGCAATTGTAAAATTAAAAGACGATAACCTAATTATTAATACGAAGGGGCAAACAATTTATCAAACCAAAGAAAAAATAGAAAAAATAAATGCGAATTATTTTTTCATAGGAGATGAAGAAAAAACCTTAATAGATGCTAACGGAAAGGAGTTTCTCAAAGGAATTGATTTTTTTGAGATCTACAATAAAAAAACATTAATTATCACCCTAAGTTCGGGTCAAATTAAATTATTAAATCTTTAA
- a CDS encoding CoA pyrophosphatase gives MTETLPGEDAQYMMAPLKRQKLNANELENEDYRKSAVIILLCTDVNGHYYIPLTERFAYDGVHSGQVSLPGGKCEEDDEDPAITALRECAEEIGVEKNDVEILGQLTPLYIPVSKYLVNPIVGLCTIPNPDLRKNPREVKHIAKLLVNELMNENIVRTGNIKLRDKQQIEAPYFAVQDLKVWGATAMILSEFKTLLKTIS, from the coding sequence TTGACGGAAACCCTTCCGGGAGAAGATGCGCAATATATGATGGCTCCATTAAAGAGACAAAAGTTAAATGCCAACGAACTTGAAAACGAAGATTACCGAAAAAGTGCGGTTATAATACTATTATGCACAGATGTAAATGGTCATTATTACATTCCTTTAACCGAACGATTTGCCTATGATGGCGTGCATAGCGGCCAGGTAAGTTTGCCGGGTGGGAAGTGTGAAGAAGATGATGAAGATCCTGCCATCACAGCGTTGCGGGAATGCGCAGAAGAAATAGGTGTTGAAAAAAACGATGTAGAAATTTTGGGTCAATTAACTCCATTATATATTCCCGTAAGTAAGTATCTGGTGAACCCAATCGTTGGGTTATGCACTATTCCAAATCCGGACTTAAGAAAAAATCCGCGTGAAGTTAAGCACATTGCTAAATTGTTAGTAAATGAACTCATGAACGAGAATATTGTACGTACCGGAAATATTAAATTAAGAGATAAACAACAAATAGAAGCGCCCTATTTTGCCGTACAAGATTTAAAAGTTTGGGGAGCAACAGCAATGATTTTGAGTGAATTTAAAACACTCTTAAAAACTATTTCTTAA
- a CDS encoding DUF4188 domain-containing protein: MDDLTMKLAHEQDGFLGYESVNSGNSGIFISYWESMESIRTWQNNSTHLLAKAKAEMWYARYLSQICKVERSHLFEK, encoded by the coding sequence ATGGATGATTTAACCATGAAGCTGGCACACGAACAAGATGGTTTTTTGGGTTATGAAAGTGTAAACAGTGGCAATTCAGGAATTTTTATCAGTTACTGGGAGAGCATGGAATCTATTCGAACCTGGCAAAATAATTCAACGCATTTATTGGCAAAAGCTAAAGCGGAAATGTGGTATGCTCGTTACCTTTCCCAAATCTGTAAGGTAGAACGAAGTCACCTGTTCGAAAAATAA